The sequence aggaccaagtttgggaaatgCTGACCTACAGGATAAATTGCATCCTCATTTACACTCAGATTAGGCATTTCATAGTCTCTCCTGGCCACCCTTCCAAAGATTGTATGTGACAAGCATGTGCTTCCCAGGCTAGACTTCAAAGCACAGTCATAATTATGCCCCCCAAAGCCTCCTATAGCTTGGTTGGGTTCTGACCTGTATGTCCGGAGGCTGCTGCTGGTCCTGAGGCTTTCTCTAACACATGCTCCTGGAAAGCTCTTGGTTGTTGAGATGACAGAACAGACAGGTGAGGGGCACCTACGCAGGCACACGCATGCACAAGGTCATATCTCATATCTAAAGGCTGAAATTAGACTCATTAGAATGACTGGGATGCCTTTGCTGTAATTCATCTTGTGGCTGTCTCTTGTCAGTGAGTCTGTGATGAgtctgtgatgcagcctggaggTCTCACCTGCCCCGCTATCGTCCAGTCTCAGGTACCCGTCAGCCAGGGAGCTGAACCCTGTCAGACCCCCCATGGCTGCGTATGGAACGTCTCTGCCCACCGGACAACCCCGGGCCTCCCGTTCTGCCTTCGTCTCCACCAGCGTCTGGTGGGCGAAGCTAGGCTGGCCACAACCACAGCTGTAGGGGCTCCGGAACCCAGAGCAGGATGAGCCTGAGGACAGAGAGTAAATAGGGAGGTAGGTCAATGTGGCCTCAACCATACCCTATACAACACTGACACTACTTTCAACACAACAAATTGGAAGTCAGGGAGTATAGAAGGAGTATTATAACAATACCTCAGTGCTTAAGCGAGGGGACAACTGAGACTCACATTTCCCACAGAGGTGTTCTGAGGTCTCACTGTGGTCGTAGGCAGAGTGTTTGCACCTGCAACGTACAGGCTGCGACCCGTTCAGGTGCACGTACTGAAAGGCCAAACACCGACACCCTTGAACTCGGCATGGTAGTGCTATCGGGCGCTCCGAAGGAACCTCCTCAAAGTCTGTCTGATGCTGTTTGTACCTGGAGGGATTCAACCAAGACAAGTGTAGCGAATAAGAAGGATAGCTGGAGTGATGCTTGAATCAGTGACCATGCAGTTCCTGGGAAACCATGCTTCCTCCTCAGCCATAAAGGTTCAGACCAATTTGCAGAGGTCATAGTGCACTTCCATTTTGGAGGCACACAACTAATGAACTAATCACAGTGTTGTATTAGCGATGGAGGATGTTGCTAAAGCGTACCTGTGTGTGCAGAAGCAAGGTGTCTCTGGGCCGATGAGTTTACAGTCTATTCCCCCTGGCACTCCAAAGCTCACATACAGCCTGTTGTGTAGTCTCTGGGGAAACACTGCTCTCTTGTACTCTTCATATTCCTCTGGGGAGAATAGTCTGCCGCCATCGTCTTCACCCACGATCCTGACACACAACAACAGGTGCCACAGCACAGGGGTATGATTAGaagtaaactttttttttttaaggattTTCTTTTGCAATTTAGTTCAAAACAAGAACACACAAAAAATAACACAAAAACACAGCTGCCTTACATATGAAATAAAGTATTGCATAAGCAAGCCATGGGACAAGAATAGAGCAACAGTGACAGTTACAACAAATCTTTTCCAATTTAATGGTGTTTCATGATCAGTAGTTCTGATCATAGAGTAGCCTGATTCTGCAAATTATTCATTTCCCATTTCCTCCTCAAATATAACACTGATACACAAGTAGTATGGTGAAATAGACATTCACACTCCAAAGCTTATACTTTCAACTTCATTACAGTTCCacctcagacacaagaggcatgtggcagggtctacagtcaatcacggactataagaagaaacccagcccagtcacggaccaggatgtcttgctcccaggcagactaaataacttttttgcccgctttgaggacaatacagtgccactgacacggcctgcaacgaaaacatgcggtctctccctcactgcagccgaggtgagtaagacatttaaacgtgttaaccctcgcaaggctgcaggcccagacggcatccccagccacgccctcagagcatgcgcagaccagctggccggtgtgtttacggacatatttaatcaatccctataccagtgtggtgttcccacatgcttcaagagggccaccattgttcctgttcccaagaaagctaaggtaactgagctaaacgactaccgccccgtagcactcacttccgtcatcatgaagtgctttgagagactagtcaaggaccatatcacctccaccctacctgacacactagacccactccaatttgcttaccgcccaaataggtccacagacgatgcaatctcaaccacactgcacactgctctaacccacctggacaagaggaatacctatgtgagaatgctgttcatcgactacagctcggcattcaacaccatagtaccctccaagctcgtcatcaagctcgagaccctgggtctcgaccccgccctgtgcaactgggtactggacttcctgacaggccgcccccaggtggtgagggtaggcaacaacatctcctccccgctgatcctcaacacgggggccccacaagggtgcgttctgagccctctgctgtactccctgttcacccacgactgcgtggccacgcacgcctccaactcaatcatcaagtttgcggacgacacaacagtggtaggcttgattaccaacaacgacgagatggcctacagggaggaggtgagggccctcggagtgtggtgtcaggaaaataacctcacactcaacgtcaacaaaactaaggagatgattgtggacttcaggaaacagcagagggaacacccccctatccacatcgatgggacagtagtggagagggtagcaagttttaagttcctcggcatgcacatcacagacaaactgaattggtccactcacactgacagcgtcgtgaagaaggcgcagcagcgcctcttcaacctcaggaggctgaagaaatttggcttgtc comes from Oncorhynchus gorbuscha isolate QuinsamMale2020 ecotype Even-year linkage group LG24, OgorEven_v1.0, whole genome shotgun sequence and encodes:
- the fam221a gene encoding protein FAM221A, whose amino-acid sequence is MERICLDKTASKAVDDYLEYRRIVGEDDGGRLFSPEEYEEYKRAVFPQRLHNRLYVSFGVPGGIDCKLIGPETPCFCTHRYKQHQTDFEEVPSERPIALPCRVQGCRCLAFQYVHLNGSQPVRCRCKHSAYDHSETSEHLCGKCSSCSGFRSPYSCGCGQPSFAHQTLVETKAEREARGCPVGRDVPYAAMGGLTGFSSLADGYLRLDDSGAGAPHLSVLSSQQPRAFQEHVLEKASGPAAASGHTEESSVTSVTRALSDLSTREEEDMAYLERRYQDRMKAEKMAVKQKASLSRGRPSTKPASLPSTKPTTSLCSKQPTKQPTK